One stretch of Dyella jiangningensis DNA includes these proteins:
- the flgL gene encoding flagellar hook-associated protein FlgL, whose amino-acid sequence MRLSTSWMYQQSLTTMLNQQSALAATQNQVTTGVRINVASDDPAGAGQVVSLSHVIAANTQYSNNIDSANTRLNTEASTLTSVNSVLDSARTLALQAINGTLSDSDRKSIASQLGQIRDQLVQLANTTDSNGNALFAGTSTTRAPFQVGTNGVVSYVGNDDSQHASVGSGLQVVTGDAGSGLFMNVPAGNGSFATGVGSANTGTLVVGANSVTDLAAWNSTKAASGGGYTITFGTGGSWTAADANGNPVLDSSGNPVGGTYQDGGSISFNGMSIAMSGTPAAGDTVSVTNGGQQDIFTTLSNMISSLQSGTTDTQLANQMSRQIESIDQTQSTISATQVAIGGRLNTLTQQQGAYQDLNVTYQSALTDVAGADPYTAISNLSLQSAALQASQQVFAQVKQMSLFNYLK is encoded by the coding sequence ATGCGTCTTTCGACCAGCTGGATGTACCAGCAGTCGCTCACCACGATGCTCAACCAGCAGAGTGCGCTGGCGGCCACGCAGAACCAGGTCACCACCGGCGTGCGCATCAACGTGGCGTCCGACGATCCGGCCGGTGCGGGGCAGGTGGTGAGCCTCAGCCACGTCATCGCGGCGAATACGCAGTATTCGAACAACATCGACAGCGCGAACACGCGCCTCAACACCGAAGCGAGCACGCTCACGTCGGTGAACAGCGTGCTGGACAGCGCGCGCACGCTGGCCTTGCAGGCCATCAACGGCACGTTGAGCGACAGCGATCGCAAGAGCATCGCCAGCCAGCTCGGCCAGATCCGCGACCAGCTCGTGCAGCTGGCCAATACCACCGACAGCAACGGCAATGCGCTGTTCGCCGGTACCAGCACCACGCGCGCACCGTTCCAGGTCGGTACCAATGGCGTGGTGAGCTATGTGGGCAACGACGATTCGCAGCACGCATCGGTGGGTTCCGGCCTGCAGGTGGTGACGGGCGATGCGGGCTCCGGCCTCTTCATGAACGTTCCCGCGGGCAACGGCTCCTTCGCGACCGGTGTTGGCAGTGCCAACACGGGCACGCTGGTGGTGGGCGCCAACAGCGTCACCGATCTTGCCGCATGGAACAGCACCAAGGCCGCGAGCGGCGGCGGCTACACCATCACCTTCGGTACCGGCGGCAGCTGGACGGCAGCCGACGCCAACGGCAACCCGGTGCTCGACAGCAGCGGCAATCCGGTGGGTGGCACCTATCAGGATGGTGGCTCGATCAGCTTCAACGGCATGAGCATCGCCATGAGCGGCACGCCCGCAGCCGGCGATACCGTGTCGGTGACGAACGGCGGCCAGCAGGACATCTTCACCACGCTGAGCAACATGATCTCCTCGCTGCAGAGCGGCACCACCGATACGCAGCTGGCGAACCAGATGAGCCGTCAGATCGAATCGATCGACCAGACGCAGTCCACGATCAGCGCGACCCAGGTCGCCATCGGCGGGCGCCTGAATACGCTCACGCAGCAGCAGGGTGCATACCAGGATCTCAACGTCACCTATCAATCGGCGCTCACCGACGTGGCGGGTGCCGATCCGTATACGGCGATCAGCAAC